The Kordia sp. SMS9 DNA window GGTAATCTTCACTCGTCGCAAAATAGGCAATCATTTCATCCGTAATTTTTCCTTGCGACCAATCTACAAACCAAGGAAATTCTTTAAAATCATTCAAATTTTCTAAGACTACGTTTTCCAAACGCTCATTGCTTTTTTGTAAGTTGGGAACATATAAGGTGTAAAACTGCGTTAAATACTCAAAAAGACTATCGTTTTCGCTGGTTCTTTGATCGGATATGTTTTTTAGAATGTCGTAGCCTTTGGTTTGAATGTTGAAAGGTTGATACAAAGTCACCAAACTGCGGGTTCTCGGGTGATCTTTAAAATTTTCAATAGTCACTTTTTTGTCAATAATTAACTCGCTTGTTTCTTGCGTTTTTTTAATGATTTTGATCAATTCTGAAGCGGTAATTGTATCTCTTTTTAGGTCGGAAGCTACAGTATGCAAGGTGTTTTCCAAATCATTTTTGGCTTTTCTGTCAGAGTTCCAATTGTTCACTTGTAATGCGAGCAGAATTCCAATCATGACGAGGAGAATTTCCCCAATAGCATATAAAATATAATTTCTAAACTTTTTTTCTTTTAAAAGTCGCATGCGAAAAGAGCGAAAAATTTTTACCATAATCTAGGAGTGTTGATGGATGTTAGTCTTCAGACCTTGGATAATTTTTAAACAAACGAATGCCCAATCGTACAAAAAGTAGTACAGCAATGATAATTACGATATTTAATCCTTCCATAAAAGTTAGTTTCGTCGTTTGTATTTTTTTCCGCGCTTTAATTTTTTTCCAACATAGCCTTCAAATTCAATCGGAACGGAAATGTTTCCTTGGTCTTCGGTGGCTTTGTGTACGACAAAATGCAAATGTGGCATTGTGGTAAATCCTGTCATGCCCGAAATGCCAATTTTTTGTCCGCGCTGAACAATATCGCCATTTTCTACCAAAACACCCTTAAAATCCAAATGATAATAGGAAGCTGTGGTGCCATCGTCATGTTGAATGGTGACAAAGTTGGCGTAATTGGAGAACTTGCGCGTACGTCCGTGTTTTTTTGAATCTTCTTTTGTGAACACCACTTTTCCGCCACGAGCGGCATAAATAGTATCGCCAATTTTTGTTCCAAAATCAAACGCATGATACGAACGAATATGATCGTGAGAAAAGTTTCCAAAATTCCCTTGCACCAATTTTCTTTTTTTCTTGTAAGGAAGCAAATAAACATACGAATCGTTGTGTTGTACCGTACTTGGATCGCCATATCCTATCGTAAAATCAAAGTATCCGCTAGTTTTGAAACTTTTGGTGGCATCAATTTTTTTGCGAGGAATTTTTAGGTAGTTTTCTACCTTTTCCAAAGGTTGAAGCAGTAATATTTTTTGATACACAAACTCATAAGCCATACTGTCTTTGGGACTAGTTTTCACATACATGGGCGATAGCATGTTGTTTTGGATGCTTAACACTATGGTGTCTTTTGTGGTTTGAATCGTATTTTTTTTAATGGACACATGTTGTGCTTTACATACGGAAATACTAAAAAATAAAAGAAAAAAAATGCTTCTCATACAATTCATAATTTATGGTTTTTATTGAGATAAAATTGATGAACTTGTCTGCCCAATTCTGCTAAAAACGGAATGCCGATTTCATCATATTCATAGGTGTCATCATTGAAAATTTGGTTTTTATTCACGTGAATTGTCGCCGTGATGGTAAACGAAATATCATTTTTGGTATCTACAATATGCGCGCAATCGGTTAAATACCCATAGGCATACCCAACTTTATTATAGATTTTAATATGTTCGGGCATCGCTTCTTTCGTGTCGCCAAACATGAAAAATTTCACATAACTATCATAATATTCCGAATCAGTAAATCCTTGTTTTTTGGGCGTTTCATGCATTATTTTTAGTAAAAATTCACGATCACTTTCCGTCAAATTGAATTGAGCTTTTGGATCATACTTTTCAGCACGATGCAAACGTTTCATGAGTTCATGCAGTGTGGAAATTGGCAAATAGTTTTTCTTTGAAAAATCCATCGGTTTTGTAATGAGTGAATCATTTCGGTAAAAACCGTTGCCTTTTTGCGTTTTTTCTAACGTGAGCGGAATGATTGGTCTACTTCGCATGCTCGGTTGAAAATACAGGATGCTATCTTTTTTATTAAAAGTCACTGTTTTTGTGTGAAGATTGGCTGCATCACGCGTACTCAATCGATGCACAATCTGTGAAGGATAGAATCCTTTTTCTTTCAGTTGATTGTGAATTTCTTCCTTCCCTAAAAATTCAAACAATCGATTGTACGCTTCGTTGTCGCTTACGGCAAAAATTTTCTGGACTTCTTTGCGAATGGTCGTTTGAACCGAATCGCCTTCCACCATA harbors:
- a CDS encoding DUF6090 family protein, whose protein sequence is MVKIFRSFRMRLLKEKKFRNYILYAIGEILLVMIGILLALQVNNWNSDRKAKNDLENTLHTVASDLKRDTITASELIKIIKKTQETSELIIDKKVTIENFKDHPRTRSLVTLYQPFNIQTKGYDILKNISDQRTSENDSLFEYLTQFYTLYVPNLQKSNERLENVVLENLNDFKEFPWFVDWSQGKITDEMIAYFATSEDYRKRVAAYNVLAFGNHYALISSYKVNAKIMLEALEKRFGEK
- a CDS encoding M23 family metallopeptidase, producing MRSIFFLLFFSISVCKAQHVSIKKNTIQTTKDTIVLSIQNNMLSPMYVKTSPKDSMAYEFVYQKILLLQPLEKVENYLKIPRKKIDATKSFKTSGYFDFTIGYGDPSTVQHNDSYVYLLPYKKKRKLVQGNFGNFSHDHIRSYHAFDFGTKIGDTIYAARGGKVVFTKEDSKKHGRTRKFSNYANFVTIQHDDGTTASYYHLDFKGVLVENGDIVQRGQKIGISGMTGFTTMPHLHFVVHKATEDQGNISVPIEFEGYVGKKLKRGKKYKRRN
- a CDS encoding serine hydrolase, with the protein product MKKVLLLLFLVCMSCMEDTKNDDPILFALSADSEKIQNVMQHLDAHEIQIMVTDAEGTNFSFQVNDSAYFYPASSVKFPVALAALEKVNRIPTITSETAFMVEGDSVQTTIRKEVQKIFAVSDNEAYNRLFEFLGKEEIHNQLKEKGFYPSQIVHRLSTRDAANLHTKTVTFNKKDSILYFQPSMRSRPIIPLTLEKTQKGNGFYRNDSLITKPMDFSKKNYLPISTLHELMKRLHRAEKYDPKAQFNLTESDREFLLKIMHETPKKQGFTDSEYYDSYVKFFMFGDTKEAMPEHIKIYNKVGYAYGYLTDCAHIVDTKNDISFTITATIHVNKNQIFNDDTYEYDEIGIPFLAELGRQVHQFYLNKNHKL